Genomic DNA from Telopea speciosissima isolate NSW1024214 ecotype Mountain lineage chromosome 2, Tspe_v1, whole genome shotgun sequence:
ATAGTTCCAGCATTTATAGAAATTTTCTTAGTAATAATGCTTGGTTTGTCTTTACTCTTTATCATGCTTTCACCATTTCACAAATTCTTAACTGGGATGAATCTGCTACATGATTATGATAATCTTCTAACCAATGATGGACTTTCCTGTACTGAGCTTCTGTTGTGGAGGCAGGAGCCTTCAATATTTTCTGAGGTCCATAAAGCCAGGAaacatttccttttctttatcaTTTATCAGAAGATTTGGTACAGATCCTACATATTCCTCAGTAAGGCTACATTTGTTTTCTAGGAAAAACCGTGTAAAATGAAAGTTTTCAAGTAAAATCCTACTTTTTTGTACTGATTTACATGAATTTTTTATGTGGGCTTTACctggaaacaaacagagcctaaaGGAAATGAAAGCCAAAACAggctgtttttttgttttttatgcatGTTCTATGGGATAGCATTAGCTTTCTTCTGGCAAATGATTTTCCCTATGCCTAATTAATTGTGTCAAGTTGGTCTTTTTCCCATTCTCAGAGATTGGCTGTGAATTGTACCTGTTCATGTCTAATTTTTTTTCGCATGTTTTTGCATGTTCATGTCTTTTTCAATTGGCTATGATTGCCTTCTAAGTTTCTCAGATGACAATAATGCATTGGATTCTCCTTTTCCTGCCATTCCTGTAGTTGCTGTGGCTCTGGCAAAGGTTGCTAGTGAGGTGAAGGCTGCAGACATCTGTGTCCTCTTTGTGAAGCCTCTGGTATATTGGACTCGATTTTTTATTATTGCCACAGCTTTTTCACGTCCTCAGATCGATGCCATTGCGTATGTGATTCAACCTAAACTTTTACATGTGTGATGGATTTGTCTTTGGCAGAAATGACTTAGCTCTCAGTTTATATTTTGAACAACATTACTGTCAATTTCCTCCAATGTGTAGGTCTAAAATAAGAGATCTAGCTGAGAAACAATTCAGAAAAGTTCCATCTGGTGACACTAAACCCAACTCATGGACCTTGTTGGATTTTGGTGAGTGCTTTAATTTCTCATTTTCCACAGTGCCAATTGTAGAAAACTGGAATGCTCAAATTGATCCAACCATTTATAACAGCTTGACTCAAGCAAGTAAGCTCAGTGattaatgtaaatatattcCTTCAAAAACTGTCTTTTTATTCATCTATCTGCTTACCTTTGACATGCTAACACACTTATAGAGGGTGAGTGGGATGAAATTATATTATCTACAAACTTGTTACTCTTCTCATTTGTGAATTATGCAATGGCTCTGAAATTAAAGCGGGGTTAATATTTACTGATCTCTCCCCtcaaccccccctccccaaaaaaaaaaaagagaataaaaaaagcCCATGCACACGTCAACGTTTTCTTTGAAACATGAATGTTCGGGGTGTTCTGGCACCAGTTCTCTTAGTCCACCTGTTTTGTTGCCTGTGAGTATTTAAGCTAGGGAACATATTCCCAGTTGACAAATAGAATTCATggactgaaataaaaataatttgacAGACCTTATTTTAATGTTCGAAGTggtttatttgttgacaggtgatgTAGTTGTCCACATATTTCTTCCTCCACAACGTGCTTTATACAATTTGGAAGAATTCTATGGAAATGCAACATCCATTGAGCTGCCTTTCGAAAATCAATCATCAATTCGCAGTTAAAGGATTTCAATTACTTCTCAAGATATCTCAGTTCTGATGATTCAGATTAATTACTACCTCCAGCAGGTACATTCTGCATTTTGACATGATTAAAGATCAGCCGAGGGTCTCGACAACTCCATCAATAATGAACCTTGAACATGAAATATTGAGCACAGTCCACTTGCCGAGGCTGGTGAATCTTCTGTTTTTTATAGGTAGGctccaaggagagttgaactcatgacctcttaattgtgaggtgttggtcccGGCCAACAGAGCTACCCCTTGGGGTTGTGAATCTCATTTTATGGTGAAGCTCGAGGCAGGAGTTCAAATGTAACTTATTTTGGTATCACAAGGTTGATCAGTTTATCTATTCTGTCCTTTAAAGAGCATTTTCAAATTGACAAAATTTGTCCTTGCAACTGGCACCTGAATCAATGCAGAAAGTCAGGACCAACTGAGCTACCCCTTGGGGTTGTGAATCTCGTTTTATGGTGAAGCTTGAGCCAGGAGTTCAATTGTAACTTATTTTGGTGTCACAAGGTTGCTCAGTTTATCTATTCTGCCCTTTAAAGAGCATTTCCAAATTGACAAAATGTGTCCTTGCAACTGCCACCTGAATCAATACAGAAAGCCTGGAAATTTATGGTGACAATACGAGTCCCCTCGTCTGCTTTACAATAATTTCTTTTGCTGCTTAGGAATAAATAGGGGTTTCATTTTACAGAGGAAATGACATTGTAGTGGCAGGAAATTCCACATTATGTGATATTTTTTAGTGTCAAAACCTCCCATCTGGGGTGTGGTGGGGGAGAGAAACAAATCATAGCCTCTGGCTTATTAACTAATAAAACTTGTTGGCAAGAATCCGACAGGCTATGAAGAAATCTCCTGAGAGGGTCTTACTTTCAACCCAGGAAGAATGTGGCATCCTTGTGGAGTTCAACCTCAGAGTTTTCTTCATAGTCTGTCGGATTCTTGCCGACAAGTCAGTTTCAAAGGCATTAGGTGTAGGGAGCTAGCTCCTCAAGTATATGAAGACTCCAAGGACATGAACTAACTGATGTGAGACTATACCTCTAAAAATCCCAACATCTGAATGCACACACATGTGAGAACTTTCCATTACTAAGTAAAAACAATGTGCCAGTGCTATTATTGAACTTGAGTTCTTCATCACTTGATTATATATTACCTTGGTGGGATAGGATTTTGATTGGTTTCTACGTTCAAATTGATTCTTCCAGTTAGAACTTGATTACATATCAAATACATGAGATAGGATCCCGACTAGTTGCCTCTCTCAAATTAAATCTTCTTCTTGTTAGAATTTTACTATCTCGGAAACAAAGAGCTAAGTTTTTTAAGAACATTGGGCTGTAGTAGAATTAAATTCCCTGAATTCAGCATACATGCTTAGTCATTTCTTCTTGGTACTTGCACAATGCCACCACAGAAACGATCCTTCTCTAAGCTATTCTgattccccccacccccaccttttttctttttcactttttttaaGGGGTAAATGGGAGGGGGTGTTTGAGAAGCATTACTACCCAGTGCACGacgctcccaccactgtggggtctggggaggatcataacgTATGCAGTCTTAcacctgctttcacagagagactgtttccagacttgaacccatgaccacttgatcacaatggagcaaccttgtCGTTTCACCAAAGCCCACCCACAAGCAAATAGATCTATTCTTATTAAATATGTTCTCAGCTTTCTCCCAACATATTTGAGGTGgtggtttttatttattaaaaaaaaatttattctcaATTGGACTCTATAAACTTGCAGCTTTGGAGAGGTGAATCTGAGGGGCATAAGAAAATATCTTTAATTTCTTGGACCAATATTTGTAAACAAAAGAATCTAGGTGGTCTTGGCTTCTGCTTGAGTTCTGTAAATCTGTCATAATGAAGCTCTCCTTCTCTGACTTTGATGGAGAGACTTAAAAAATCCTTTAAACTTTATGCAGAATTCTCAAAGCTAAATATACTTTCCAAGATTAATATTATTGCAAACAAATTTGTTCtaaaaagagaggggggggggtctTGGATATGTTGGAATAGCACTGTTTGGAGTGAGGCCTCGTGTATCGAGCGTCTGTCATGTTTTCTATTTCATCATTTGATAAAGTCTCTTAAGTTTATGGTTGGAAGAAACTGGAATTCTGCTTTACTTTTTGCTGTCTTTCCTTGTTCTATAGCATCTATTATTTCTTAGATTCCATTGGCTATTAAAGACTATGATGACTTCTTATTTTCCTATGCCAAATCTGGTATCTTCTCATATTATTGACTCTACTGCTTGGCGTTTTGTTTCTAAAGATCAAAATCCATCCGTTTCGTATATTTTTGTGGAAAATGTTAAATGGAGGTGTTCTTACAAGGGATAAATTAAGTTGGTTTTTCAATATTGACGATTGTTCTGTGTTTTGTtctttggaaagaaaaatggaatgACATTTATTTATATCTTGTTCTTTTTCCAAGAGAATTTGGGTAGCAGGATCGTTGAGTATCTGATCTGAATATCTCCAAGCTtcgtctttttttatttgatggcTAATTTCATGAATTTATCTCCTTTCATTGCTACAAATAAGTCCTCAATAATCATAATCTTTtctattacttgttattttctATGGTATGCTCGCAAAATCAATCAGGAAGCAGAAGCAAGGGGATCCTCTAAGGCCTGCAAGAAGCAAGATCATTGAGAGCCATAACCGTAGACATTTGGACTGACTGTCAAGAATTGATAGACTGAATGGAGAATAGTTCCTCACTAAGATCAGTATTTCAAAACAAGATAGGGCCCAAATATCAGAAGCACATAATTTAGTGCACTGCAAGGCTCATGAAAAGCGAAAAAGAAGTCCATAGAATAATACCTCCAAAAGATAAAACATATAAAACACTCGCAGGACTACCAGAATTCAGTGTTTGGGGAGATGTGTTCATGCGTTTGTTTgttaaaattaaagattattTTCAGTTTGGCTTCACATGCATACTAATGGGGGCAAATGACCTTTTCTTATTCTGTTAATAAAGGGACTCAGAATCATTTCTGAAGGAAGAGAGAGCTTTTAATATCACTGGATTCAAATATTGCATCAGTTTATTGTACATGTATCAGGCTCTCATATGACTTTAAAGTGAGAAATTGCCTTCATTGAGATGAAATATAAAGAAGTAAACAATGTCTATAGCATTCTAATTGGAATAAGAGAAGAACCCTCATATCCTTATTCATTAACTGAAGTTCTTTCGAGGTTTTCTGACCCATGTATGTTCTTGCTGATCAATGTCCTTCAATTTCGTCGATGATGGCAAACCAATCTGATTACCATGACCATTGATATTCAGACCTCCAACTCTTTCAACAGTCAATTCAGGCTTTTGTACTATATTCACTGctctacaagaaaaaaaaaaatttaatcaaatgaaatagaaaaccaagtttcaatCTCAAGCCACTGAAATTAATTATGAaataaaacagaagaagaagaagtcaatTACATCTCTTTCCTTCATTCAAACTCAAGAgctcatgcatgcatgcataaataaataaaaacaagtgcCTTCCCTTCTTCATGGTTTCTCTCTTAAGGAATTAGCATGTGATAAGGGTACAACAATTAGATTAAATTGTTCTTGCTCATGGAACCCCCTGATCAAAGATCTAAACTTGTGCTATGCAACTATTTCCATCCAAAAACAAGAGTCACAAATATATTTGCTGGCTATTGTTTGACCTTGAATATTTTTCTTCCTATTTCACCTAAATCAATAAAGGaaatatcaatttttttcaCCTCCCTTAATTGTTTAATCCATGATTAAACTCACAGAACTAATACTAGGTGATTTTGAACAAACAAATTCCCTATAAAGAGTGATAACAGAAACATTGaatattaaaagaagaaaagtagaaTTACTAGACAATCTAGTTTCATCACAATGTACCTGGACGagagaacaaaaacagaattacCCAACAGATGATCACAAGAAGTGGTATGAGATGAACCACATTCTCCCCAAGCGACttgagatgggaagaagtttcctTCTTGGTGTCGTTGGAGGTGGAACTGTACAATGGTAGCTTATCATCATCCATGGTTTTCAGGCCTTGAGAAGGCTTTCCAACCGGTGGTAAGTTGACATTGAACTCACCAAAGGCTCTTCCCGTGCTTGATGATCTGTGCATCCttgaaggaagagaagacagaATGAAGAGAATAAAAACAGAGTTGCATAAGAGAACAGAGGAGTTACAGGGAAGGAACAGAGAATTATGGGTTTTAAAGGCAAAAGAAGATTAAAACCATCGATGTGCTCGTGAGGATAGCTGAAATTAAGGAAAGAAAAGTACAGAGTAAGAAACGTCTCTGTTATCTGTCAGAAAGAAGATTCAGTTCATTGACTGCATTGATTTCCGAGCTTCCCCAGTTTGGAatttaaaaagttttttttttttttttggttttttgatgatagaaagttaaaaagttttttttgcTAGAATTAGAAGTTACCAAAACTTTCATGGGGAAAGTCAGTAACAGTAGGCTACCGTACTTCGGCTGTGATGGAATAGAAAGTCATACTTctcaactagggatgtaaacagattaGATTCGACTTGGATTGTGTTATATCCGCATTCGTATTCGCAttcgattagttttcggacggattcgggtAATGCTAaacggacatggatacggatcgaatattttatccgtttacatgt
This window encodes:
- the LOC122653048 gene encoding protein Iojap, chloroplastic, coding for MASALVSTSSTFYRPSCINSAMFRLQLQNNLKPFQKKTWSQDWQQLTVIRRDKVGIIKIPKAMNPSGSKDVNGENVIEDTDDMLDELLEKYGKVVYRSKDNKSPSAEADDDAESLSFAVALAKVASEVKAADICVLFVKPLVYWTRFFIIATAFSRPQIDAIASKIRDLAEKQFRKVPSGDTKPNSWTLLDFGDVVVHIFLPPQRALYNLEEFYGNATSIELPFENQSSIRS
- the LOC122653049 gene encoding uncharacterized protein LOC122653049 gives rise to the protein MHRSSSTGRAFGEFNVNLPPVGKPSQGLKTMDDDKLPLYSSTSNDTKKETSSHLKSLGENVVHLIPLLVIICWVILFLFSRPVNIVQKPELTVERVGGLNINGHGNQIGLPSSTKLKDIDQQEHTWVRKPRKNFS